One genomic region from Sciurus carolinensis chromosome 2, mSciCar1.2, whole genome shotgun sequence encodes:
- the Znf334 gene encoding zinc finger protein 334 isoform X1, with product MVSLSLPKLIHAIPCDLHCLFILSCSKHDHHHSWDLLNFPCIESHSGALLSPFLALSQERLKMNKPQRSVSFKDLTVNFTHEEWQQLDPDQRLLYRDVMLENYSNLISVGFHVSKPDVIFKLEQGEEPWIVEEISKESYTEDDDASEKDKEIQDKHLRQNASFNSKTLITKRMNAFGKMYTLGMNLVPSRKIPYKCDPGGNSLKTNSEVIAAKKSEENKKVPDEHSGCQKALLHAKHVKSHSGVKKCNYNQAIEAGSQEEDLILYQNIQTLKQPFDHNKCGKPFFSRVVLSAQKRECAEKKLNECDECRKTFSKRSTLIVHQRIHTGERPYVCDDCRKTFRVKTSLTRHQRIHTGERPYECSECGKAFIDKSALIVHQKIHGGEKSYECNECGKTFFRKSALAEHFRSHTGEKPYECEECGNAFGKKSYLMVHQRTHRGEKPNECKECGKTFFCQSALTAHQRIHTGEKPYECSECEKTFFCQSALNVHRRSHTGEKPYECSQCGKFLCTKSALMAHQVIHRGKKSYECNECGKFFCHKSTLTIHQRTHTGEKQDVFNKCSGTSVVKPNCSEHKRMDTKENLFECHEHGHAASRSSRLFAHQRTMWERPYACSECGRTYCRKSALTHHQRTHSGERPYECNECGKTFCQKFSFTEHQRTHTGEKPYECSECGKSFCHKSAFRVHQRIHTGEKPYECNECGKTYRRLWTLTEHQKIHTGEKPYECNTCEKTFRHKSNFLLHKKTHKE from the exons ATGGTTTCTCTATCACTTCCTAAACTCATCCATGCCATTCCCTGTGATCTCCACTGCTTGTTTATTCTGAGCTGCTCAAAGCATGACCATCACCACTCCTGGGATTTATTGAATTTTCCCTGTATAGAATCACACAGTGgag CTCTGCTTTCACCATTCTTGGCCCTTTCTCAAGAGCGCCTGAAAATGAATAAGCCCCAG aggtCAGTTTCATTCAAGGACCTGACTGTGAACTTCACCCATGAAGAGTGGCAACAGCTGGACCCTGACCAGCGGCTCCTGTACAGggatgtgatgttggagaactacagCAACCTCATctcagtgg GGTTTCATGTTAGCAAACCAGATGTGATCTTCAAATTGGAGCAAGGAGAAGAACCATGGATAGTGGAGGAAATCTCAAAGGAGAGCTACACAG AAGATGATGATGCCTCAGAGAAGGACAAGGAAATTCAAGACAAACATTTAAGACAGAATGCATCCTTCAACAGCAAAACACTCATTACAAAAAGAATGaatgcatttggaaaaatgtATACCCTGGGCATGAATCTTGTTCCCTCAAGAAAAATACCCTACAAATGTGATCCAGGTGGAAACAGTTTGAAAACTAATTCAGAAGTAATTGCGGCAAAGAAAAgcgaagaaaataaaaaggttccTGATGAACACAGTGGATGTCAGAAGGCCCTACTTCATGCTAAGCATGTGAAAAGTCATTCTGGAGTGAAAAAATGCAACTATAATCAAGCTATAGAAGCTGGCAGTCAAGAGGAAGATCTTATTTTGTACCAGAACATTCAGACTTTGAAACAACCTTTTGACCATAATAAATGTGGGAAACCCTTCTTCAGCAGGGTAGTCCTATCTGCCCAGAAGAGGGAATGTGCTGAAAAGAAGCTAAATGAATGTGACGAATGCAGGAAGACCTTTTCTAAGAGGTCCACCCTCATTgtccatcagagaattcacacaggAGAGAGACCGTATGTTTGTGACGATTGTAGGAAAACCTTCCGTGTGAAGACCAGCCTCACTCGACAccaaagaattcatactggagagagacCCTACGAatgcagtgaatgtgggaaagccttcattGACAAATCTGCCCTCATTGTACATCAGAAAATTCACGGAGGGGAGAAATCCTATGAGTGTAATGAATGTGGAAAGACCTTTTTTCGGAAGTCAGCCCTCGCTGAGCATTTCAGGTCACACACGGGAGAGAAACCTTATGAATGTGAGGAATGTGGGAATGCCTTTGGCAAGAAGTCTTACCTCATGGTACATCAAAGAACTCACAGAGGAGAGAAGCCAAATgagtgtaaggaatgtgggaaaaccTTCTTCTGTCAGTCAGCGCTCACTgcacatcagagaattcacacgggagaaaaaccctatgaatgtagTGAATGTGAGAAAACCTTCTTCTGCCAGTCAGCCCTCAACGTGCATCGAAGAAGTCACACAggggagaagccctatgaatgcaGTCAGTGTGGAAAGTTTTTATGCACTAAATCAGCCCTCATGGCACATCAGGTAATTCACAGAGGAAAGAAGTCTTATGAATGCAATGAATGTGGCAAGTTTTTCTGCCATAAATCAACACTCACTATACATCAGAGAACCCACACAGGAGAAAAGCAGGATGTGTTTAATAAATGCAGTGGAACATCCGTGGTGAAACCGAACTGCAGTGAACATAAGAGAATGGACACAAAGGAGAATCTGTTTGAGTGTCATGAACACGGGCATGCAGCCAGCAGAAGCTCACGCCTCTTTGCACATCAGAGGACCATGTGGGAGAGACCCTATGCATGTAGTGAGTGTGGGAGGACCTACTGCAGGAAGTCAGCGCTCACTCACCATCAGAGAACCCACTCAGGGGAGAGACCCTATGAGTGTAATGAGTGTGGGAAAACCTTCTGCCAGAAGTTCTCCTTCACTGAACATCAGCGAACTCACACTGGGGAGAAACCATATGAATGTAGCGAATGTGGGAAATCCTTCTGCCATAAGTCTGCCTTCAGAgtacaccagagaattcacacagGAGAAAAACCATATGAATGTAACGAGTGTGGGAAAACCTACCGTCGGCTCTGGACTCTCACTGAGCATCAGAAAATACACACAGGAgaaaaaccctatgaatgtaacaCATGTGAGAAGACATTCCGCCACAAATCAAACTTCCTTTTACATAAGAAAACTCATAAGGAATAA
- the Znf334 gene encoding zinc finger protein 334 isoform X3 codes for MIPFPILPYPALLSPFLALSQERLKMNKPQRSVSFKDLTVNFTHEEWQQLDPDQRLLYRDVMLENYSNLISVGFHVSKPDVIFKLEQGEEPWIVEEISKESYTEDDDASEKDKEIQDKHLRQNASFNSKTLITKRMNAFGKMYTLGMNLVPSRKIPYKCDPGGNSLKTNSEVIAAKKSEENKKVPDEHSGCQKALLHAKHVKSHSGVKKCNYNQAIEAGSQEEDLILYQNIQTLKQPFDHNKCGKPFFSRVVLSAQKRECAEKKLNECDECRKTFSKRSTLIVHQRIHTGERPYVCDDCRKTFRVKTSLTRHQRIHTGERPYECSECGKAFIDKSALIVHQKIHGGEKSYECNECGKTFFRKSALAEHFRSHTGEKPYECEECGNAFGKKSYLMVHQRTHRGEKPNECKECGKTFFCQSALTAHQRIHTGEKPYECSECEKTFFCQSALNVHRRSHTGEKPYECSQCGKFLCTKSALMAHQVIHRGKKSYECNECGKFFCHKSTLTIHQRTHTGEKQDVFNKCSGTSVVKPNCSEHKRMDTKENLFECHEHGHAASRSSRLFAHQRTMWERPYACSECGRTYCRKSALTHHQRTHSGERPYECNECGKTFCQKFSFTEHQRTHTGEKPYECSECGKSFCHKSAFRVHQRIHTGEKPYECNECGKTYRRLWTLTEHQKIHTGEKPYECNTCEKTFRHKSNFLLHKKTHKE; via the exons ATGATTCCCTTCCCCATTCTTCCTTACCCAGCTCTGCTTTCACCATTCTTGGCCCTTTCTCAAGAGCGCCTGAAAATGAATAAGCCCCAG aggtCAGTTTCATTCAAGGACCTGACTGTGAACTTCACCCATGAAGAGTGGCAACAGCTGGACCCTGACCAGCGGCTCCTGTACAGggatgtgatgttggagaactacagCAACCTCATctcagtgg GGTTTCATGTTAGCAAACCAGATGTGATCTTCAAATTGGAGCAAGGAGAAGAACCATGGATAGTGGAGGAAATCTCAAAGGAGAGCTACACAG AAGATGATGATGCCTCAGAGAAGGACAAGGAAATTCAAGACAAACATTTAAGACAGAATGCATCCTTCAACAGCAAAACACTCATTACAAAAAGAATGaatgcatttggaaaaatgtATACCCTGGGCATGAATCTTGTTCCCTCAAGAAAAATACCCTACAAATGTGATCCAGGTGGAAACAGTTTGAAAACTAATTCAGAAGTAATTGCGGCAAAGAAAAgcgaagaaaataaaaaggttccTGATGAACACAGTGGATGTCAGAAGGCCCTACTTCATGCTAAGCATGTGAAAAGTCATTCTGGAGTGAAAAAATGCAACTATAATCAAGCTATAGAAGCTGGCAGTCAAGAGGAAGATCTTATTTTGTACCAGAACATTCAGACTTTGAAACAACCTTTTGACCATAATAAATGTGGGAAACCCTTCTTCAGCAGGGTAGTCCTATCTGCCCAGAAGAGGGAATGTGCTGAAAAGAAGCTAAATGAATGTGACGAATGCAGGAAGACCTTTTCTAAGAGGTCCACCCTCATTgtccatcagagaattcacacaggAGAGAGACCGTATGTTTGTGACGATTGTAGGAAAACCTTCCGTGTGAAGACCAGCCTCACTCGACAccaaagaattcatactggagagagacCCTACGAatgcagtgaatgtgggaaagccttcattGACAAATCTGCCCTCATTGTACATCAGAAAATTCACGGAGGGGAGAAATCCTATGAGTGTAATGAATGTGGAAAGACCTTTTTTCGGAAGTCAGCCCTCGCTGAGCATTTCAGGTCACACACGGGAGAGAAACCTTATGAATGTGAGGAATGTGGGAATGCCTTTGGCAAGAAGTCTTACCTCATGGTACATCAAAGAACTCACAGAGGAGAGAAGCCAAATgagtgtaaggaatgtgggaaaaccTTCTTCTGTCAGTCAGCGCTCACTgcacatcagagaattcacacgggagaaaaaccctatgaatgtagTGAATGTGAGAAAACCTTCTTCTGCCAGTCAGCCCTCAACGTGCATCGAAGAAGTCACACAggggagaagccctatgaatgcaGTCAGTGTGGAAAGTTTTTATGCACTAAATCAGCCCTCATGGCACATCAGGTAATTCACAGAGGAAAGAAGTCTTATGAATGCAATGAATGTGGCAAGTTTTTCTGCCATAAATCAACACTCACTATACATCAGAGAACCCACACAGGAGAAAAGCAGGATGTGTTTAATAAATGCAGTGGAACATCCGTGGTGAAACCGAACTGCAGTGAACATAAGAGAATGGACACAAAGGAGAATCTGTTTGAGTGTCATGAACACGGGCATGCAGCCAGCAGAAGCTCACGCCTCTTTGCACATCAGAGGACCATGTGGGAGAGACCCTATGCATGTAGTGAGTGTGGGAGGACCTACTGCAGGAAGTCAGCGCTCACTCACCATCAGAGAACCCACTCAGGGGAGAGACCCTATGAGTGTAATGAGTGTGGGAAAACCTTCTGCCAGAAGTTCTCCTTCACTGAACATCAGCGAACTCACACTGGGGAGAAACCATATGAATGTAGCGAATGTGGGAAATCCTTCTGCCATAAGTCTGCCTTCAGAgtacaccagagaattcacacagGAGAAAAACCATATGAATGTAACGAGTGTGGGAAAACCTACCGTCGGCTCTGGACTCTCACTGAGCATCAGAAAATACACACAGGAgaaaaaccctatgaatgtaacaCATGTGAGAAGACATTCCGCCACAAATCAAACTTCCTTTTACATAAGAAAACTCATAAGGAATAA
- the Znf334 gene encoding zinc finger protein 334 isoform X4: MLENYSNLISVGFHVSKPDVIFKLEQGEEPWIVEEISKESYTEDDDASEKDKEIQDKHLRQNASFNSKTLITKRMNAFGKMYTLGMNLVPSRKIPYKCDPGGNSLKTNSEVIAAKKSEENKKVPDEHSGCQKALLHAKHVKSHSGVKKCNYNQAIEAGSQEEDLILYQNIQTLKQPFDHNKCGKPFFSRVVLSAQKRECAEKKLNECDECRKTFSKRSTLIVHQRIHTGERPYVCDDCRKTFRVKTSLTRHQRIHTGERPYECSECGKAFIDKSALIVHQKIHGGEKSYECNECGKTFFRKSALAEHFRSHTGEKPYECEECGNAFGKKSYLMVHQRTHRGEKPNECKECGKTFFCQSALTAHQRIHTGEKPYECSECEKTFFCQSALNVHRRSHTGEKPYECSQCGKFLCTKSALMAHQVIHRGKKSYECNECGKFFCHKSTLTIHQRTHTGEKQDVFNKCSGTSVVKPNCSEHKRMDTKENLFECHEHGHAASRSSRLFAHQRTMWERPYACSECGRTYCRKSALTHHQRTHSGERPYECNECGKTFCQKFSFTEHQRTHTGEKPYECSECGKSFCHKSAFRVHQRIHTGEKPYECNECGKTYRRLWTLTEHQKIHTGEKPYECNTCEKTFRHKSNFLLHKKTHKE; this comes from the exons atgttggagaactacagCAACCTCATctcagtgg GGTTTCATGTTAGCAAACCAGATGTGATCTTCAAATTGGAGCAAGGAGAAGAACCATGGATAGTGGAGGAAATCTCAAAGGAGAGCTACACAG AAGATGATGATGCCTCAGAGAAGGACAAGGAAATTCAAGACAAACATTTAAGACAGAATGCATCCTTCAACAGCAAAACACTCATTACAAAAAGAATGaatgcatttggaaaaatgtATACCCTGGGCATGAATCTTGTTCCCTCAAGAAAAATACCCTACAAATGTGATCCAGGTGGAAACAGTTTGAAAACTAATTCAGAAGTAATTGCGGCAAAGAAAAgcgaagaaaataaaaaggttccTGATGAACACAGTGGATGTCAGAAGGCCCTACTTCATGCTAAGCATGTGAAAAGTCATTCTGGAGTGAAAAAATGCAACTATAATCAAGCTATAGAAGCTGGCAGTCAAGAGGAAGATCTTATTTTGTACCAGAACATTCAGACTTTGAAACAACCTTTTGACCATAATAAATGTGGGAAACCCTTCTTCAGCAGGGTAGTCCTATCTGCCCAGAAGAGGGAATGTGCTGAAAAGAAGCTAAATGAATGTGACGAATGCAGGAAGACCTTTTCTAAGAGGTCCACCCTCATTgtccatcagagaattcacacaggAGAGAGACCGTATGTTTGTGACGATTGTAGGAAAACCTTCCGTGTGAAGACCAGCCTCACTCGACAccaaagaattcatactggagagagacCCTACGAatgcagtgaatgtgggaaagccttcattGACAAATCTGCCCTCATTGTACATCAGAAAATTCACGGAGGGGAGAAATCCTATGAGTGTAATGAATGTGGAAAGACCTTTTTTCGGAAGTCAGCCCTCGCTGAGCATTTCAGGTCACACACGGGAGAGAAACCTTATGAATGTGAGGAATGTGGGAATGCCTTTGGCAAGAAGTCTTACCTCATGGTACATCAAAGAACTCACAGAGGAGAGAAGCCAAATgagtgtaaggaatgtgggaaaaccTTCTTCTGTCAGTCAGCGCTCACTgcacatcagagaattcacacgggagaaaaaccctatgaatgtagTGAATGTGAGAAAACCTTCTTCTGCCAGTCAGCCCTCAACGTGCATCGAAGAAGTCACACAggggagaagccctatgaatgcaGTCAGTGTGGAAAGTTTTTATGCACTAAATCAGCCCTCATGGCACATCAGGTAATTCACAGAGGAAAGAAGTCTTATGAATGCAATGAATGTGGCAAGTTTTTCTGCCATAAATCAACACTCACTATACATCAGAGAACCCACACAGGAGAAAAGCAGGATGTGTTTAATAAATGCAGTGGAACATCCGTGGTGAAACCGAACTGCAGTGAACATAAGAGAATGGACACAAAGGAGAATCTGTTTGAGTGTCATGAACACGGGCATGCAGCCAGCAGAAGCTCACGCCTCTTTGCACATCAGAGGACCATGTGGGAGAGACCCTATGCATGTAGTGAGTGTGGGAGGACCTACTGCAGGAAGTCAGCGCTCACTCACCATCAGAGAACCCACTCAGGGGAGAGACCCTATGAGTGTAATGAGTGTGGGAAAACCTTCTGCCAGAAGTTCTCCTTCACTGAACATCAGCGAACTCACACTGGGGAGAAACCATATGAATGTAGCGAATGTGGGAAATCCTTCTGCCATAAGTCTGCCTTCAGAgtacaccagagaattcacacagGAGAAAAACCATATGAATGTAACGAGTGTGGGAAAACCTACCGTCGGCTCTGGACTCTCACTGAGCATCAGAAAATACACACAGGAgaaaaaccctatgaatgtaacaCATGTGAGAAGACATTCCGCCACAAATCAAACTTCCTTTTACATAAGAAAACTCATAAGGAATAA
- the Znf334 gene encoding zinc finger protein 334 isoform X2, with protein MDIPQPVASVPALLSPFLALSQERLKMNKPQRSVSFKDLTVNFTHEEWQQLDPDQRLLYRDVMLENYSNLISVGFHVSKPDVIFKLEQGEEPWIVEEISKESYTEDDDASEKDKEIQDKHLRQNASFNSKTLITKRMNAFGKMYTLGMNLVPSRKIPYKCDPGGNSLKTNSEVIAAKKSEENKKVPDEHSGCQKALLHAKHVKSHSGVKKCNYNQAIEAGSQEEDLILYQNIQTLKQPFDHNKCGKPFFSRVVLSAQKRECAEKKLNECDECRKTFSKRSTLIVHQRIHTGERPYVCDDCRKTFRVKTSLTRHQRIHTGERPYECSECGKAFIDKSALIVHQKIHGGEKSYECNECGKTFFRKSALAEHFRSHTGEKPYECEECGNAFGKKSYLMVHQRTHRGEKPNECKECGKTFFCQSALTAHQRIHTGEKPYECSECEKTFFCQSALNVHRRSHTGEKPYECSQCGKFLCTKSALMAHQVIHRGKKSYECNECGKFFCHKSTLTIHQRTHTGEKQDVFNKCSGTSVVKPNCSEHKRMDTKENLFECHEHGHAASRSSRLFAHQRTMWERPYACSECGRTYCRKSALTHHQRTHSGERPYECNECGKTFCQKFSFTEHQRTHTGEKPYECSECGKSFCHKSAFRVHQRIHTGEKPYECNECGKTYRRLWTLTEHQKIHTGEKPYECNTCEKTFRHKSNFLLHKKTHKE; from the exons ATGGACATTCCCCAACCTGTTGCTTCTGTTCCAG CTCTGCTTTCACCATTCTTGGCCCTTTCTCAAGAGCGCCTGAAAATGAATAAGCCCCAG aggtCAGTTTCATTCAAGGACCTGACTGTGAACTTCACCCATGAAGAGTGGCAACAGCTGGACCCTGACCAGCGGCTCCTGTACAGggatgtgatgttggagaactacagCAACCTCATctcagtgg GGTTTCATGTTAGCAAACCAGATGTGATCTTCAAATTGGAGCAAGGAGAAGAACCATGGATAGTGGAGGAAATCTCAAAGGAGAGCTACACAG AAGATGATGATGCCTCAGAGAAGGACAAGGAAATTCAAGACAAACATTTAAGACAGAATGCATCCTTCAACAGCAAAACACTCATTACAAAAAGAATGaatgcatttggaaaaatgtATACCCTGGGCATGAATCTTGTTCCCTCAAGAAAAATACCCTACAAATGTGATCCAGGTGGAAACAGTTTGAAAACTAATTCAGAAGTAATTGCGGCAAAGAAAAgcgaagaaaataaaaaggttccTGATGAACACAGTGGATGTCAGAAGGCCCTACTTCATGCTAAGCATGTGAAAAGTCATTCTGGAGTGAAAAAATGCAACTATAATCAAGCTATAGAAGCTGGCAGTCAAGAGGAAGATCTTATTTTGTACCAGAACATTCAGACTTTGAAACAACCTTTTGACCATAATAAATGTGGGAAACCCTTCTTCAGCAGGGTAGTCCTATCTGCCCAGAAGAGGGAATGTGCTGAAAAGAAGCTAAATGAATGTGACGAATGCAGGAAGACCTTTTCTAAGAGGTCCACCCTCATTgtccatcagagaattcacacaggAGAGAGACCGTATGTTTGTGACGATTGTAGGAAAACCTTCCGTGTGAAGACCAGCCTCACTCGACAccaaagaattcatactggagagagacCCTACGAatgcagtgaatgtgggaaagccttcattGACAAATCTGCCCTCATTGTACATCAGAAAATTCACGGAGGGGAGAAATCCTATGAGTGTAATGAATGTGGAAAGACCTTTTTTCGGAAGTCAGCCCTCGCTGAGCATTTCAGGTCACACACGGGAGAGAAACCTTATGAATGTGAGGAATGTGGGAATGCCTTTGGCAAGAAGTCTTACCTCATGGTACATCAAAGAACTCACAGAGGAGAGAAGCCAAATgagtgtaaggaatgtgggaaaaccTTCTTCTGTCAGTCAGCGCTCACTgcacatcagagaattcacacgggagaaaaaccctatgaatgtagTGAATGTGAGAAAACCTTCTTCTGCCAGTCAGCCCTCAACGTGCATCGAAGAAGTCACACAggggagaagccctatgaatgcaGTCAGTGTGGAAAGTTTTTATGCACTAAATCAGCCCTCATGGCACATCAGGTAATTCACAGAGGAAAGAAGTCTTATGAATGCAATGAATGTGGCAAGTTTTTCTGCCATAAATCAACACTCACTATACATCAGAGAACCCACACAGGAGAAAAGCAGGATGTGTTTAATAAATGCAGTGGAACATCCGTGGTGAAACCGAACTGCAGTGAACATAAGAGAATGGACACAAAGGAGAATCTGTTTGAGTGTCATGAACACGGGCATGCAGCCAGCAGAAGCTCACGCCTCTTTGCACATCAGAGGACCATGTGGGAGAGACCCTATGCATGTAGTGAGTGTGGGAGGACCTACTGCAGGAAGTCAGCGCTCACTCACCATCAGAGAACCCACTCAGGGGAGAGACCCTATGAGTGTAATGAGTGTGGGAAAACCTTCTGCCAGAAGTTCTCCTTCACTGAACATCAGCGAACTCACACTGGGGAGAAACCATATGAATGTAGCGAATGTGGGAAATCCTTCTGCCATAAGTCTGCCTTCAGAgtacaccagagaattcacacagGAGAAAAACCATATGAATGTAACGAGTGTGGGAAAACCTACCGTCGGCTCTGGACTCTCACTGAGCATCAGAAAATACACACAGGAgaaaaaccctatgaatgtaacaCATGTGAGAAGACATTCCGCCACAAATCAAACTTCCTTTTACATAAGAAAACTCATAAGGAATAA